In Paenibacillus dendritiformis, the DNA window GGATGAGAAATATGCCGAAGAGCTATGGAACACCGGCATGCGAGCGGTGCCGGTGACGCTCATCGGGGAGACGAAAATCCTCGGCTTCAACCAGATTCAACTGAACGAAGCGCTGGCCGCCCGCGCATGATCGGGGAGCGGCGAGAGGCCTTGGCGGCCTTGCATAGATACGGCAATCACGAAATCCGCTCTATGGGCGGATTTCTCCTTATATATGAAGATGACAGAGATGCAGCACTTGCTTGGAGCTGTGGATAGGAGGCCATCATAGATGAATGCAGCAACTTTACTACTGTTCGGAGCGACGGGGGATTTGGCGAAGCGCAAAATCTATCCCGCCCTCTTTAACCTGCATCTGGACCGCAAGCTGCCTGCCGGCTTTTCCGTATTCGGCATGGGACGCAGTTCATGGAGCGACGAGGAATTCCGCCGCCGCATAGCGGAATCGATAAGCGGCTTCTCCCGCCGGCCGGCTCCGGACGAGGCGGAGCTGAACGCGTTCCTGGATCGGTTCCGCTTCTGCCGCCTGAACGTGGCGGTTCCCGAAGATTTCGCGCGGCTGCTGGAACAGGTGCGGCAGCGCGAGCGGGAGCTTGGCATCGCCGAGAACCGGATGTTCTATCTCTCGGTCGCGCCCGAGTTGTTCGAGCCGATCGTCCGCCGCCTTCATGACAGCGGCTTGAGCAGCGTTACCGGTTGGAAGCGGCTCCTGATCGAGAAGCCGTTCGGCCGCGATCTGGCTTCGGCCCGCGCGTTGAATGCCCTGCTGGGCAGCGTCTTCCGCGAGGAGGAAATCTTCCGGATCGATCATTACCTCGGCAAGCGGATGGTGCAGAACCTGCAGAAGCTTGAATATACGAATCCGATGCTCCAGGCGGTCTGGAAGAATCAATATATCGCCAACGTGCAGATTACGGCGAGCGAGACGGTCGGCGTAGAGGAGCGTGCGGCCTATTACGACGAGGCGGGCGCCATCCGCGACATGGTGCAGAATCATCTGCTCCAAGTATTGGCGATGTTCGCCATGCAGCTTCCGCGCCGCGGCACGGCGGCGGATATGGCCGCCAAGAAGCGCGCGCTGCTGGCCTCGATGCGTCCGGTGCCGAAGGAGGAAGCGGAACGCTTCGTCGTGCGCGGCCAGTATGCGGCGGGAGCCGTTGGCGGACTACCGGTGCCGGGCTACCGGGACGAGCCCGGCACCGGGGAGGACTCCGGCAATGATACGTACGTAGCGGCGCGCCTCATGATCGATAATTATTTCTGGCAAGGGGTTCCCTTCTACTTGCGCACCGGGAAGCGGATGGCGGAGAAGTCGACCCGCATCGTGGTTGAATTCAAGGACCCGCTGGACAAATACAGCCGCACGAACGAGCTGACCGCGCCGAATCTGCTGATTATCGATATCGGTCCGCAGGAGGGGATCACGCTCCAATTGAACGCGAAGGACGGGAAGCACGGGAAGCACGGCATCAAGCCGGAGCCGGTCCGCCTGCATTACGCCGCTGATCAGAACGGCGTTCCCGAAGCTTATGAGAATCTGATGGAAGGGGCGATCCTGGGGGATGCCTCCTTCTTCGCCCGTTGGGACGAAGTGGAGTTGTCCTGGCAATGGATTCAGCCGATATTGGAAGCCTTCGCGGAGAATCGGGTGCCGCTGCATTTCTATGAGGCGGGCAGCGAAGGCCCGGAAGCGGCGCAGCGTCTGCTGGAGGAAGATGGCTTCCATTGGTGGCCGCTGGCCGGACCCGAAGCGGAACCGAAGCAAGATGCGGATGGTTCGGAAGCGGAACCCGAGGCTGTCTATGAAGCGGTCCGATGAGCGGGCGGCAGCGCTCGTTCTCTTATAACCCCCTGATAGAGCAGGTATAGACGAAGGGCCCGGACGACGGTACGGGGAAGCGGGCAGCGGCCAGGCCAAGGAGCTCTGAGACCATGAAGCTCTGAAGCTAAGCTAGCGCCGGATATGCCGTGAACGGCTCTTGCCGCAGCGCCGCAAGCATCGGCCTCCATGGAAGGCAATGGCTTGCGGCGCTGCTTCGATCTACCGGATCGATAAGGCGGCGGCGATCGGATAATGATCCGATGCCACCGAACGGACGACTTCCCGCCGGGCGCCGACGGCGATGCCATCGTTGACGAGAATATAGTCGATCGTCTCCTTGGCTCCGCCGGCCGGATAGGTATAGGCTGCGGGAAGATCGGCGAATACGTTGCGGTAGGAGCGGGACATCGCGGCGAGTTCCGGGCTGTCCGGAAGGGCATTGAAGTCGCCGGTTATAATCGCCGCGCCGGTCTGCCGGGCGGCGATATCGACAATTTGGGATATTTGCGTTAACCGCTCCTGCCGCTCCAGCCCGAGATGGGTGACATAGAAGCGGACTCTCGCATCCTCGACGACCAGCTCGGCCTCCAGCAAGCCGCGCTGCTCCCGGCCGGCGCTGTCCAGCAAATAATGCTGCTGATGGACAATCGGGTATTTGCTTAGGATCCCGATGCCGTATTGCCTCCGCTCGGTTCGCCCCGGCTCGGGATCACCGTCCAGGTTAGCGCCGTATGCATACTGCATCCCCAGGCGGGCGGCCAATACCATAATCGTATCTTCATAATTGCTCCGCTTGTCGAAATGGCGGTCCACCTCCTGCAGGCCGATGACGTCGGCCCCCGCTCTGCGGATAACGTCCGCTATCCGTGCCGGATCATACCGGTCATCCATTCCGCGCCCATGCTGAATGTTGTACGACATGACGGTAAGCGATGCTGCGCACTCTGTCATGAACTCACCCCTGAATCGTAGCGTAGTCTCCTCTCCTGCTAACGTTGGCACAGATGAAGGCCGCAGTCAATGGGGCGGCGCGCGCCGGTTTTTCGGAGCCTGGGCCCTGTTCAATATTTTGGAAAAACTTTATCTTCGGGCACGAGGAAATTTGTAGGAGGCAGCGAATATTTTCGTACACAACAGAAAATTGGAGATTCCCGTTCCTGGATAAAGACAGAAATCATTCCGCTTGAAGGGCATTTGGGGATGTGGCGCTTGAAAGGGGATACTCTTATGCATTTGAAGCAAATTGACTTGTTCGATTTCGCTTTTAACAATGCGTCTATCGGGATGTCGATCGTGTCACTGGAAGGCCGGTTCATCCAGGTCAACCGGGCCTTGTGCAGCATGCTTGGCTACGATGAGCGAGAATTGCTGGCCATGAATTTTCAGTCGATTACCCATCAGGATGATCTTGAAGAAAACCTGGAATATGTCTATCAGCTCCTGAACATGAAGATTGAAGCATACCATATGGAAAAGCGGTACATACATAAGCAAGGTCATCCGGTATGGTGTCTGGTGAACGTCTCCGTCGTGCACAACGAGAAAGGGGAGCCCGTTTTTTTGTTCTCGCAGTTCCATGATATTACGGCCAAGAAAATGACGGAATTCGCGCAGCGAAAAACGGAAAGCGTGCTTCGGGAGAGGGAGGAGTCGTTCCGCATCCTGCTGGAGGAATTGCCGCTCGCCGTGATCATTACCCGGGGCGGAATCTGCCAGTACGTCAACCAGGCGGGAATTCAATTGCTCGGCGCGCGCGGCCCCGAGGAGGTACTGGGCGTATCCACGAAGGAGTTCGTCGATCCGGCCAATCATGACAAGATTGACGACAGGAGGCGCAGATACCATCAGGGAGGGAAGCTGGGCACCGTTAAATATAAGCTCCGCTGCTATAACGGAGTGACTAAATTTGCCGAAGGCGTCTCGATACCGACAACATTTCTCGGCGAACCGGCGGTGATTGGCGTTTTTCAGGATGTGACGGAGCGGAGGAAGGAAGAGGAGCGCATCATCCAGTCGGAGAAGCTGTCGATCGTCGGGCAGCTTGCGGCCGGAATCGCCCATGAGATACGCAACCCGATCACCTCGATCAACGGCTTTCTCAAATTGCTGCGATCCTTGAAAAGCGAGAAGGAGCAATATTACGACATCATCGAATCGGAGCTGAAGAGCATCGAGATCATCTGCAACGAGCTGCTTATTTTGGCGAAGCCGAATATGGTATCGGCCCGGCGCGCGAACCTGGTGCAGCTGCTGGAGCAGAGCATCGCGCTGATGAGCGCTCAGGCGGCGATGAAGAACAGCGCGATTGCGGCCGAGTATGCGCTAGAGGAGATCTGGCTGCACTGCGAGCCGAATCAGATCAAGCAGGTGTTCGTCAATTTAATTAAAAATGCAATCGAAGCGATGCCGGACGGCGGGCATATTTATATCGGAGCAAGCGTGAGAGACGGCTTCGCGCTCATTACGATCGAAGACGAGGGATGCGGCATTCCTCCGGAGAAGCTGGACATGCTGGGCCAGCCGTTCTATACGACGAAGGATTCCGGGACGGGGCTCGGCCTGATGGTCAGCTACAACATTATGGACAATCACGGCGGGAGCATTGCGGTGGACAGCATGCCGCAGCGGGGGACGACGTTCACGGTGACGCTCCCGGTTCTCGATACGTAGGCGCGGCGGCGGCTTGAGCGAAGCAGGGAGCTGATTCGGCACGAAGAACGGCAGACAAAAGCACTTCCGAAGCGCAGGGACGGATTCGCGCCAATGGAGGTGCTTTTTGCCGCAGGCGCGGAAAGGGGCTAGTTCAAATTTCATCTATCCGGTATAGTGATATAGGGAACTGCCATTTTTGTAAAAATAGGTTAGAACATGCGGGGTGACCAAAATAGCGCACGGTCTCAAACGATTCTTTTTTTCCAATCGGCCTTATCAATTGAAGACGCTCATCCTGTGGCTGGTCACGGTGGTGGTCGCTATGGCTCTTGTGCTGACCGGAATCCTTATCGCGAACGATTATGCGGCCGCAACCCAGAGAAGCCTGGAGGAGAGGGCGCAAGCCATCGCCAGCGCGGTCGGCCAGACGCCGACCGTACTGGACAGTCTGCGCAACGGAACCTATGGCGGTCCCGTCCAGACATATACGATGAAAGTGAAAGCGGATACAAACGTGGGGTATATCGTCGTCATGGATATGAACAGCGTTCGTCTCTCTCATCCCAATGAAGAGATGATAGGCAAAACGTTTGTCGGAGGAGACGAAGGGCCGGCCCTGGAAGGGAAAAGTTACACGTCCGTTGCGGTCGGCACGCTAGGGGAATCGATGCGCGCCTTCATGCCGATCTGGGACGGGGGAGAGCAGGTTGGCGCCGTGGCGGTCGGAATCGCGAAGGATAAAATCAATGACGCGGTGCTGCGCAGTCAAAAAATCATCCTTCTCGGCATGGGAGCAGGCCTGGCGGCAGGCTTGATCGGGGCGCTGCTGCTGGCGCAGAAGGTCAAGCGCTCGATGCACGGCCTGGAGCCGGCGGAAATCGCGAAGCTGCTGGAGGAACGAGAGGCGATGCTCGCTTCTGTTCGCGAAGGAGTCGTCGCGATTGACGAACAGGGGATCATGGTGCTGGCGAACCGGGCTGCACGGGACATATTCAAGCGGGCGGGACTTCACGCCGAACCGGTCGGGAAGCATGTGCGGGAGGTAATGCCGCAGTCAACGCTGCAGGATGTCCTGATTCACCAAAGAGCAGAGCTGGATCAGCAGCAAACATTGAACAATCTGGAAATCGTCGTGAACTGCGTTCCCGTCAAGGCTGCCGGCCAACTGGTAGGCGCGCTGGCAACGTTCCGGGATAAAACGGAGCTGACGAGCATGCTGGAGCAATTATCGGGCGCCAAAAATTATGCGGAAAGCCTGAGGGTTCACACGCATGAGTTCATGAATAAGCTTCATGTCATATCCGCCATGGTGCATACGGAATCCTACAAGGAGCTTCGGGCGTATATCAGGCGGATTTCCACTCATTATCAAAAGGATGTGGGCTGGGTCTTCAACCATGTGAAGGACCCGGTGATAGCGGGATTTTTGCTCAATAAGCTCAGCTTCCTGCAGGAGCATGACGTCGAAGTGACGCTGACAGGACGGGAAGCGTGGCCGTCCATTGCGAGGCCGGAGGTTCTTGACGCGCTGATCACGATCATCGGCAATTCATTGGACAACGCCTATGAAGCGATTGCGGGGCAGGAGGAGAAAGAAGTCGCGGTAGAACTGTCCTCCGCGAGGGAGGGCCGTCTGGAATGGACGGTGCGGGATAATGGCCCGGGTCTGGCGGAGGAACTGGCCGGAGAGATCGGGAGAGGGAAATCCACCAAAGGAGAAGGAAGGGGCTACGGTCTCCATCTGATCCACAAAGCGGCGGCGGACACGGGCGGGACGGTACATATATCCTCAAGGAAAGGAGACGGGGTGACCTTGACGGTGAGCATTCCATACCAGGCATGATTCAGGTCTTGATTATTGAAGATGATCCGATGGTGGCGAAGTTCAACGGGATGTACGTGAACAAGGTGCCGGGCTTCGCATTGGCGGGAACGGCTGCCGGAATCGAAGCGGGCTGGGAACTTGTCAAGAGCGGAAACATCGACTTAGTTCTGCTGGACGTGTATCTGGCGAACAAGAACGGGCTTGATGTGCTGGTCAATGCAAGGAAAGCCAACCTGGCCGTAGATGTTATCGTGGTCTCTTCGGCGAATGACCACGCGTCCGTGCAGACGGCTCTTCGCTACGGGGCCGTAGATTATTTAATCAAGCCCTTTGATTTTGAGCGGTTCCGGGAGGCGCTTATGCGTTACAAGTACCGATGCATCCAGATGCGGCAAGAAGGCATCCGGCAAGAAGAGGTTGATGCGCTGTTCCACCGACGATGCGGGAACAAAGACTGGATCGGGGAGAGCCTGCCCAAAGGGATTACGAAAGAAACGTTTCTTCGCGTCCTGCGCGAGATCAACAAGCTGGAGGGCTGGTTCTCCACGGCCGACTTGGCTGAATTGACGGGGATATCCAGAGTGTCACTGCGCAAATATTTGCGCTTTCTGGAGGAAAACAACACCTTGCTTAGCGATGTCAGCTATCAAGGCTGCGGCCGCCCCCTCCAGCAGTATAAGCTCAGCGCAGAGGGACTGGATTACTTGCTTTCTATTTTGTTAAAAGAAGAAAAAGTACGGGTTGAATAAGCTCGCGCGGTGGCGGCGAGCTTTTTTTCTGTTACAGGCGCTTTTTTTAGTTACAAAACCCACGACATTAGTTAAAAAATGTATACAGATTTTAAAATTTGTAACAAAATGTACGAAAGCGCTTACAGATGGGGGATGAATGATGAAGCAATTGGTTGTATCCGCTTGGCGCAGCCTGTGGGCACAGCATAAGCGAACGAAAGAGGTATTGACGGTATCCGGCCAAGCACCGGATCGGGGAGGCGCCCGGCCTGGGGTCAAGTCCAATAAGCCGTATGCCACAGCACAGCTTGTCGGATTTATTTTGGGACCTGCATTGTTTATCCTGACGATGCTATTTTTTGAACCCGACGGATTGTCTCCGGAAGGGAAATCCGTGCTCGCCGTTACGTTATGGATCGCCGCATGGTGGATTACCGAAGCGATACCGATTCCGGCTGCATCTCTGCTGCCGCTGATCCTGCTGCCTGTCACGGGAGCGATGCCGGGCAGCGCGGTCGCTTCCTCCTACGGCAACGATATTATTTTTTTGTTTTTGGGCGGTTTTTTTATCGCCACCGCGATGGAGAAGTGGAATCTGCACAAAAGGTTGGCTCTCTTTATTATTTCGCTCATTGGTACGAGCACGCAGCGCATCCTGCTTGGCTTTATGGCCGCAACCGGATTTTTGTCGATGTGGGTCTCCAATACGGCAGCCGTCATGATGATGGTCCCGATGGGATTGGCGATTACGGCCCAGATTGCAAGCACCTTGGCAGGCAAGCCGGAAGAAGAGGAGCTTCCGAAGTTTGAGAAGTCTCTCATATTTGGCATCGGCTATGCAGGCACGATTGGCGGCCTCGGAACGCTGATCGGCACTCCGCCCAATATTATTCTGGTCGCTCAAATGAACGAGTTATTCGGCATTTCCATCTCTTTTGCCCAATGGATGCTGTTTGCCGTTCCGGTCGTCATGCTGATGCTGATCTCGACGTGGTTTTATTTGGGGAGAATCAAGTTCAAAACATCGATCCGCCAGCTTCCGGGCGGGAAAGAGTTAATTCAGAGCGAGCGCAGCAAGCTTGGCAAAACCTCCTTTGAAGAAGGAATGGTTGGCCTCGTGTTCGTCTTCGCTGCTTTTATGTGGATCACGCGGGAGTTTTTATGGGTAGACGGCGGTTTGTTCGTGCCTATCCCCGGCATCTCGGACGGGATGATTGCGATTATGGCCGCGGCCCTTTTGTTTATCATTCCGGCCAGAGGAGAAGCAAGCTCCCGCATTTTGAATTGGAGCGACTCCAAGGATATTCCATGGGGCGTCCTCCTTCTGTTCGGAGGCGGGTTAGCGATTGCCGCGGGCTTCCGTTCCAGCGGCCTGTCCGACTGGATGGGAGAACAACTGACGATGCTTGACGGTTTTCATCTTATCGTTATTATTTCATGCGCTACTCTTCTGATCATGATGATGACCGAGATTACGTCCAATACGGCAACCGCAACGATGATCCTGCCGGTCGTCGCCGCGCTCGCGATCGCCTTGGGCATTCATCCGTTCGCGCTCATGATCCCTTGCGCCATGGCGGCCAACTGCGCCTTCATGCTGCCTGTCGGCACGCCGCCCAACGCGATTATATTCGGCACGGGGAAATTAAAAATTATCGACATGGTCCGGGCGGGATTTTCCGTTAACGTATTCGCGACAATCATCATTATTCTTGCCGTATATTATTTGCTGCCGATCGTTTTTGGAATTGATTTGAATGTGATTCCGGACAGTCTCATGACAAAAGCTCAGGGCTAGGTTGTTACCATGCGGAAGCCGCGGAGACGGCGCGGTTGTCTTTGGCGCTAGAGTGTTCATGAGTCGCTGCCCTATCTGTTGACCGAACCGGTTCCTTTGGGAGCCGGTTTTCTGCCGTTCCTGTCCTGTCTGGACGAGGTGGGGCAGACTTGTTGACTGGCTGGGGCGGGTGCGGGGCACACTTGACAGAAGGAGAGAAATATAATATCTTTAAATCGAGATATTAATTGGTGTAATTGATTTATACTGAGATAAAAAAAGGAGAGATCCATATGACTTTGCATACGGCAGGGATCCATCACATCACGGCTTTTGCCCGCGATCCGCAGGCGAACGTTGACTTCTATGCCGGCGTTCTCGGCTTGCGGCTTGTCAAGAAGACGATTAATTTCGATGCCCCGGAAGTATACCATTTGTATTTCGGGAACGAGGTGGGCGGCCCGGGGACGATCATTACGTTCTTCCCGTGGCCCGATTCCCGCAGGGGCCGGATCGGGGGCGGCCAGGTCGGCATGACGACGTATGTCGTTCCGCCGGGGGCCCTGGACTTCTGGGAAGCGCGGCTGAGACGGTTCGGCATTTCCGTCATGACAGGCCGCCGCTTCGAGGAGAACTATTTGCAGTTTACGGATAATGAAGGCTTGCGGCTCGAACTTGTGGAACGGGAGGAAGGTCCGGCCAGCGAATGGTCGTTCGGCGGAATCCCGGCGGACAAGGCGATCAAGGGCTTCGGCGGAGCGGTGCTGTTCAGCGTGCATGCCAACGAGACGATGAGCGTGCTCGAGCATGTGCTCGGCTTGACCCGGGTCGGCGAGGATGCCGGATTCGTCCGCTTCCGGGCGGCCGGGGACCTCGGCAATCTGATCGATATTCCGAAGTCGGATATGGAGCCGGGAGTCGGGGGCGCAGGGACCGTGCACCATATCGCGTGGCGGGCCCGCGATTTCGAGGAGCATGAAGAGTGGCGGAGCGCGGTGGAGCAGAGCGGCTATCATCCGACGCCGATCGTCGACCGCCAATATTTCAACGCCGTCTACTTCCGGGAGAACGGCGGGATTCTGTTCGAGATTGCGACCGATCCGCCGGGCTTTACGCGCGATGAGCCATTCGAGTCGCTCGGAGAGAGACTGATGCTGCCGGAATGGTTCGAGCCGCACCGCACCCGGATTGAAGCGAATCTGCTGCCGATCGAGGTCAGGGCGCTGCAGGAGGGAGAAGCATGAGGCATCTGTACGAAAAAGGGACGAACGACTCGGCCCCGACGCTGGTCCTGCTGCACGGGACGGGCGGTTCGGAGCGCGATCTGGTGCCGCTGGCGCGGATGATCTCGCCGGAATCGGCGGTGCTCAGCCTGCGCGGCAATGTGCTGGAGAATGGAATGCCGCGCTTTTTCCGGAGGCTTGCGGAAGGGGTCTTCGATGAAGAGGATCTGCTGTTCCGGACGGGAGAAGTGAACGACTTCCTGGACCAAGCGGCGGAACAGTACGGGTTCGATCGGCGCAATCTTGTGGCCGTCGGCTATTCCAACGGCGCGAATATCGCCGCCAGCCTGCTGTTCCATATTCAAGCGGCATGGGCCGGCGCCATTCTCCATCATCCGATGGTTCCGCGCCGCGGCGTCGTCCTGCCTGACCTGAGCGGTGTCCCCGTCTTTATCGGGGCGGGCAAGAATGACCCGATATGCCCGCCGCAGGAGACGGAAGAACTGGAGGGGCTGCTGCGCGGAGCGGGCGCCGACGTATCCGTTCATTGGGAGCGGTACGGGCATCAGTTGACCTCCTCCGAGGCGGAGGCGGCGGCGGACTGGTTCCGCGGCAAGTTTTTGCAGTAAGGGAACGGCATATCGATGAATGAGCAACTGGGGCTGTCTCCCACGCAGTGTGAAGCAGCCGTGAGACAGCCCCAGTCTGTGAACACGGCGGCCTGCGGCTTCTCTGGACATGCCCGGATTATTCGAGGTGACGGCTCGTTCCCTCTTATTTGTGCGGCTGCTATCGCGCTGTCAGATTCCGCTTTGCTTCGAACCCGGTTCAAGCCTGCTTCGGCTTCCCTTCGAGGCTGGTTCACGGCTAGTCCGTACCTAGTTCGATCCTGCTTCAAATTCACTTGGATTCTGCGACTATACTTGAGTTTTACGACTGTGCTTGGATTCTGCGACTGTACTTGAGTTTTCGACTGTGCTCTTGGATTCTGCGACTATGCTTGATTTTTACGACTGTGCTTGGATTCTGCGGACTACACTTGAGTTTTCGACTGTGCTTGGATTCTGCGGACTATACTTGAGTTTTACGACTGTACTTGGATTCTGCGACTGTACTTAGTTCTGCGATTATACTTAAATTCTATAACTATATTTGGATTCTACGACGATTCTGCTGCGATACTACTTCAGTTCTACTTGTGACTTTACTTCGAATCTATTTCGATTCTGGTTCGACACTGCTTCTGAACTCCTTCTGAACTGCTACCGTACTGCTGCCGTACTGCTTCCGTACTGCTTCCATTCTGCATACACACTACGTAAATACTACTTCAATACTACTTCAATACTACTTCCATACTGCCACCGTACTTCTAACGTACTGCTTACATACTGCTTCTGTACTGCTTCCGTGATGATACCATTTATTTCCATTTTATACCTGGCGCTTTACTCTTCTCGCCGCTCAACTTGCCGAAATACTGCGAAAATGCAGCATTTTCTTATGATTTGAACTCCGCTCAAGTCATTCCTGCAAAACTGCAGGAATTTCAGCCATGCCAAAGGATAAAACGCAATAATCGGAGAAATTGATGCGTTTTTGCAGGAATTTTATCAAAGAGCACATCAAAAAGCGAAAAATCCTGCGTTTACGCAGGATTTCGCCGCCGTCGCTCATTGACCGCAGCATCGTCCGCGTCCGCAGCATCGTCCGCGTTCACAGCATGTCCGCCCGGCGCCTCATCGCCGCTTCCGATTGTCCCCCACCGATTTCTCCGCTTCCATATTGGTTGCCCTTCGGTTCTGCCCTTTGACATTTGTAACTCTCCTATGAGCAGTCCTTCAGGAAGTGTCCGATTGGCAGTTCCTTTATTAAGAAGCCTATGGGAAAGTCCCTTGCGTTATTTCGTATCCCCCGCGGGGATAAGCGTGGAGATAGGATACAGCCGGCCGCCCAACGCGAAAGAAGCGGTGCCCGATTCTTCGGAGACGACAAGGACGAGCGCATCGCTGCGCTCGCTCAAGCCCGCCGCGGCCCGGTGGCGCGTGCCGAATTTGGAACCGGGAGGGATCGAACGGGAGAGCGGCAGTATATTGCCTGCCGACAGAATCTCGTTCGAGCGGATAATGACGGCGCCGTCATGAAGCGGGCTGCCCGAGATGAAAATCGATTCGAGCAGCGAATGGGTCAAGGTCGCGCCGATCGGCGTCCCGGGCTGGATGAGATGGTCGAGGGGGTCCTGCCGCTGCACGACGATCAGCGCTCCGAGTCTTCGCTGCGACAAATGATGAATGCTCAGCGTCAGCTCGGCGTATTTGTCGGTGTAGGGGGATAGATAACAGTTCAAATAAAAGGAGGCCGCCGTCGATTCAAGCGCGATAATGCTTTGGCGGAACTGCTCGAACTGGCCGAGCATGCAATTGTCTGACTCATCGAACACTTCCAGACTTCGCCGGATATCATCGGAGAGCTGCTTCAGCCGCTCCTTCAACTGCTGCTTGACGATGGATAGATCGCAATTACCCGTCTCCATGCTCCTGCTCCTTGTCGTGCCGATTTTCTTCTTATTGATAATGTAAACCTTCGGGAAGGTCCTTATACAGCAAAGTTTATTTTATCCAACCCGTGACGCCTGCCCGCGGCTTTCCATATAAGCTCAGGATGTGTTAATTTTATTTCAAATGAAGCGTATCCTTTTTGGCCGTTCGGCCGTTTACGTAGTGTAAACGAAAGGAACTAGCAAAGGAGGGCCCCATTCCATGGCCTTTGTGAAATCCGATCTGACCTCTTCTGCGAGCGAGGCGCATGATGCGCTGCTGGAGGCGCTGCCTTCGCTGCGGAAA includes these proteins:
- a CDS encoding glutaredoxin family protein, with translation MDRKVIVYTSTYCQYCTQVKRFLGDRNVAFEERNIDQDEKYAEELWNTGMRAVPVTLIGETKILGFNQIQLNEALAARA
- the zwf gene encoding glucose-6-phosphate dehydrogenase, which codes for MNAATLLLFGATGDLAKRKIYPALFNLHLDRKLPAGFSVFGMGRSSWSDEEFRRRIAESISGFSRRPAPDEAELNAFLDRFRFCRLNVAVPEDFARLLEQVRQRERELGIAENRMFYLSVAPELFEPIVRRLHDSGLSSVTGWKRLLIEKPFGRDLASARALNALLGSVFREEEIFRIDHYLGKRMVQNLQKLEYTNPMLQAVWKNQYIANVQITASETVGVEERAAYYDEAGAIRDMVQNHLLQVLAMFAMQLPRRGTAADMAAKKRALLASMRPVPKEEAERFVVRGQYAAGAVGGLPVPGYRDEPGTGEDSGNDTYVAARLMIDNYFWQGVPFYLRTGKRMAEKSTRIVVEFKDPLDKYSRTNELTAPNLLIIDIGPQEGITLQLNAKDGKHGKHGIKPEPVRLHYAADQNGVPEAYENLMEGAILGDASFFARWDEVELSWQWIQPILEAFAENRVPLHFYEAGSEGPEAAQRLLEEDGFHWWPLAGPEAEPKQDADGSEAEPEAVYEAVR
- a CDS encoding endonuclease/exonuclease/phosphatase family protein codes for the protein MTECAASLTVMSYNIQHGRGMDDRYDPARIADVIRRAGADVIGLQEVDRHFDKRSNYEDTIMVLAARLGMQYAYGANLDGDPEPGRTERRQYGIGILSKYPIVHQQHYLLDSAGREQRGLLEAELVVEDARVRFYVTHLGLERQERLTQISQIVDIAARQTGAAIITGDFNALPDSPELAAMSRSYRNVFADLPAAYTYPAGGAKETIDYILVNDGIAVGARREVVRSVASDHYPIAAALSIR
- a CDS encoding PAS domain S-box protein — translated: MHLKQIDLFDFAFNNASIGMSIVSLEGRFIQVNRALCSMLGYDERELLAMNFQSITHQDDLEENLEYVYQLLNMKIEAYHMEKRYIHKQGHPVWCLVNVSVVHNEKGEPVFLFSQFHDITAKKMTEFAQRKTESVLREREESFRILLEELPLAVIITRGGICQYVNQAGIQLLGARGPEEVLGVSTKEFVDPANHDKIDDRRRRYHQGGKLGTVKYKLRCYNGVTKFAEGVSIPTTFLGEPAVIGVFQDVTERRKEEERIIQSEKLSIVGQLAAGIAHEIRNPITSINGFLKLLRSLKSEKEQYYDIIESELKSIEIICNELLILAKPNMVSARRANLVQLLEQSIALMSAQAAMKNSAIAAEYALEEIWLHCEPNQIKQVFVNLIKNAIEAMPDGGHIYIGASVRDGFALITIEDEGCGIPPEKLDMLGQPFYTTKDSGTGLGLMVSYNIMDNHGGSIAVDSMPQRGTTFTVTLPVLDT
- the dcuS gene encoding DcuS/MalK family sensor histidine kinase codes for the protein MTKIAHGLKRFFFSNRPYQLKTLILWLVTVVVAMALVLTGILIANDYAAATQRSLEERAQAIASAVGQTPTVLDSLRNGTYGGPVQTYTMKVKADTNVGYIVVMDMNSVRLSHPNEEMIGKTFVGGDEGPALEGKSYTSVAVGTLGESMRAFMPIWDGGEQVGAVAVGIAKDKINDAVLRSQKIILLGMGAGLAAGLIGALLLAQKVKRSMHGLEPAEIAKLLEEREAMLASVREGVVAIDEQGIMVLANRAARDIFKRAGLHAEPVGKHVREVMPQSTLQDVLIHQRAELDQQQTLNNLEIVVNCVPVKAAGQLVGALATFRDKTELTSMLEQLSGAKNYAESLRVHTHEFMNKLHVISAMVHTESYKELRAYIRRISTHYQKDVGWVFNHVKDPVIAGFLLNKLSFLQEHDVEVTLTGREAWPSIARPEVLDALITIIGNSLDNAYEAIAGQEEKEVAVELSSAREGRLEWTVRDNGPGLAEELAGEIGRGKSTKGEGRGYGLHLIHKAAADTGGTVHISSRKGDGVTLTVSIPYQA
- a CDS encoding response regulator produces the protein MIIEDDPMVAKFNGMYVNKVPGFALAGTAAGIEAGWELVKSGNIDLVLLDVYLANKNGLDVLVNARKANLAVDVIVVSSANDHASVQTALRYGAVDYLIKPFDFERFREALMRYKYRCIQMRQEGIRQEEVDALFHRRCGNKDWIGESLPKGITKETFLRVLREINKLEGWFSTADLAELTGISRVSLRKYLRFLEENNTLLSDVSYQGCGRPLQQYKLSAEGLDYLLSILLKEEKVRVE
- a CDS encoding SLC13 family permease; the protein is MKQLVVSAWRSLWAQHKRTKEVLTVSGQAPDRGGARPGVKSNKPYATAQLVGFILGPALFILTMLFFEPDGLSPEGKSVLAVTLWIAAWWITEAIPIPAASLLPLILLPVTGAMPGSAVASSYGNDIIFLFLGGFFIATAMEKWNLHKRLALFIISLIGTSTQRILLGFMAATGFLSMWVSNTAAVMMMVPMGLAITAQIASTLAGKPEEEELPKFEKSLIFGIGYAGTIGGLGTLIGTPPNIILVAQMNELFGISISFAQWMLFAVPVVMLMLISTWFYLGRIKFKTSIRQLPGGKELIQSERSKLGKTSFEEGMVGLVFVFAAFMWITREFLWVDGGLFVPIPGISDGMIAIMAAALLFIIPARGEASSRILNWSDSKDIPWGVLLLFGGGLAIAAGFRSSGLSDWMGEQLTMLDGFHLIVIISCATLLIMMMTEITSNTATATMILPVVAALAIALGIHPFALMIPCAMAANCAFMLPVGTPPNAIIFGTGKLKIIDMVRAGFSVNVFATIIIILAVYYLLPIVFGIDLNVIPDSLMTKAQG